The following are encoded in a window of Clostridium thermarum genomic DNA:
- the speC gene encoding ornithine decarboxylase, with product MRHLKIACTTESKEYFHTSRNLILTKDTDYTDVAAVVLMTSERGLLEEIDNTKFGVPVFIVEKDMDEFSREDFSREIENAANEYEEKILPPFFKTLSDYVDSGNLQFNCPGHQGGQYFRKHPAGRYLYDFYGEMVFRSDICNADVALGDLLIHEGPAKDAQVYAAKVYNADKTYFVMNGTSTSNAVAINAVAAPGDLVLFDRNNHKSVYNSALVISGGKPVYLETARNPFGFIGGIDEHCFDEAYLRAEAAKVDPEKAAAKRPFRLAVIQLGTYDGTIYNARQVVDKIGHLCDYILFDSAWVGYEQFIPMMRDCSPLLLELGPEDPGILVTHSVHKQQAGFSQASQIHKKDNHIKGQRRYVDHKRFNNVFRLHASTSPFYPLFASLDVNARMQEGEAGRRLWSQCIKLGVEARKAVLRSCTLIKPFIPPVVKGKKWEEYDTEEIANNIEFFKFTPGEKWHSFEGYGENQYFVDPNKFMLTTPGIDAETGEYEDFGIPATILANYLREHGTIPEKNDLNSILFLLTPAESMAKMEKLVAQLAKFEELVREDAPLSEVLPSLYKNNIDRYRDYTIRRLCQEMHDFYKSQNAKDCQKKLFRQEYFPQQAMLPQEANWELVRNNAKLVPLRDILGEIALEGALPYPPGIFCVVPGERWNEVAQRYFLILEEGINRFPGFAPEIQGVYLEQEEDRVTAYGYVLNKPVH from the coding sequence ATGAGACACTTAAAAATAGCTTGTACCACAGAATCTAAAGAGTATTTTCACACCAGTAGAAATTTGATTTTAACAAAAGACACTGACTATACGGATGTAGCTGCAGTGGTTTTGATGACCTCTGAAAGAGGCTTACTTGAGGAGATAGATAATACAAAATTTGGAGTTCCGGTCTTTATTGTTGAAAAGGACATGGATGAGTTTTCTCGTGAAGACTTTAGCAGAGAAATTGAAAATGCTGCTAATGAATATGAAGAAAAGATACTACCGCCCTTCTTTAAGACCTTGAGTGATTACGTAGACAGCGGTAATTTACAGTTTAATTGCCCGGGCCATCAGGGAGGTCAATACTTCCGCAAGCATCCTGCCGGTAGGTATCTCTATGATTTTTACGGAGAAATGGTCTTTAGGTCAGATATTTGTAATGCGGATGTTGCCCTTGGGGATTTGCTTATCCACGAAGGACCGGCCAAGGATGCCCAGGTCTATGCTGCTAAGGTATACAATGCGGACAAGACCTATTTTGTAATGAACGGTACCAGCACATCTAATGCGGTAGCCATAAATGCAGTAGCGGCACCGGGGGACTTGGTTCTGTTTGACAGAAACAATCATAAGTCAGTATATAATTCAGCCCTTGTGATCTCCGGAGGCAAGCCTGTATATTTAGAAACTGCCCGTAATCCTTTTGGCTTTATAGGGGGTATTGATGAGCACTGCTTTGACGAGGCCTATTTAAGAGCAGAGGCAGCAAAGGTAGATCCTGAAAAGGCTGCTGCTAAAAGACCCTTTAGGCTGGCTGTAATTCAGCTTGGTACCTATGATGGCACCATCTATAATGCTCGACAGGTAGTGGACAAAATAGGCCACCTTTGTGATTATATCCTTTTTGACTCTGCTTGGGTGGGGTATGAGCAGTTCATCCCAATGATGAGAGATTGTTCACCCTTGCTGCTGGAGCTAGGTCCAGAAGACCCGGGGATCTTGGTGACTCATTCCGTTCATAAGCAGCAGGCAGGATTTTCCCAGGCCTCCCAGATACACAAGAAGGATAACCACATAAAGGGTCAAAGGCGTTATGTGGACCATAAACGCTTTAATAATGTGTTCAGACTACACGCTTCCACCAGCCCCTTCTATCCCTTATTTGCCTCCTTGGATGTAAATGCGAGAATGCAGGAAGGGGAAGCTGGCAGACGGCTGTGGTCCCAGTGCATAAAGCTGGGGGTTGAAGCCAGAAAGGCTGTACTAAGAAGCTGCACACTAATTAAACCTTTTATACCACCCGTTGTTAAGGGCAAAAAGTGGGAAGAATATGATACTGAAGAAATTGCAAACAATATCGAATTCTTTAAATTTACTCCCGGCGAGAAGTGGCATTCCTTTGAAGGCTACGGAGAAAATCAGTATTTTGTAGATCCTAACAAATTCATGCTGACCACACCGGGAATTGATGCTGAAACCGGAGAGTATGAAGACTTTGGTATACCTGCTACTATTCTTGCTAACTACTTAAGAGAGCATGGAACCATACCGGAAAAGAATGATTTGAACTCTATTTTGTTCTTGTTAACCCCGGCAGAATCCATGGCAAAAATGGAAAAGCTAGTGGCTCAATTGGCTAAGTTTGAAGAGCTTGTAAGGGAAGATGCCCCTTTAAGTGAAGTGCTTCCAAGTCTTTATAAGAATAATATAGATAGGTATAGAGATTATACCATTAGAAGGCTATGCCAGGAAATGCATGACTTTTATAAATCACAGAATGCAAAAGACTGCCAAAAAAAGTTGTTTAGACAGGAATATTTCCCACAACAAGCCATGTTACCTCAAGAGGCAAACTGGGAACTGGTGAGAAATAATGCCAAGCTGGTACCCTTAAGAGACATCCTTGGGGAAATAGCCTTAGAAGGTGCCTTGCCATATCCGCCGGGAATCTTCTGTGTAGTTCCCGGAGAGAGATGGAACGAAGTAGCCCAAAGATACTTCTTAATTCTAGAAGAAGGAATTAACCGCTTCCCGGGCTTTGCTCCAGAGATACAGGGAGTTTATCTGGAACAGGAAGAAGATAGGGTTACGGCCTATGGGTATGTGCTGAATAAACCTGTACATTAG
- a CDS encoding SIMPL domain-containing protein has translation MKSKRNVLIGAFAAAALLLSTIAITNNNVVEANTSSTDVAEARTITAYGEGAIEASPDVAYVSVGVITEGKELAKVQAENAEKMTKVTTSLTNLGIKKEEIKTTSYSVNPKYVWDDKTGESSIAGYTVSNILEVTINDISKTGTILDAVVANGSNSVNSIRFGIKNQTDLYNKALEIAVKDAKAKAEAMGKGLSITNIQPYKITEASSRNTPVYFESAAMDLAKSSTPISEGQLKVSASVSVEFSFK, from the coding sequence ATGAAATCAAAACGAAATGTCCTTATAGGAGCCTTTGCTGCTGCGGCTTTATTACTTTCAACAATAGCAATTACAAATAATAATGTTGTTGAAGCTAATACCTCAAGCACAGATGTGGCTGAAGCAAGAACCATAACTGCCTATGGTGAAGGTGCAATAGAGGCAAGTCCTGATGTGGCTTATGTATCCGTAGGAGTAATCACCGAGGGTAAAGAATTAGCTAAAGTTCAAGCTGAGAATGCTGAGAAAATGACAAAAGTGACTACAAGCCTGACAAACTTAGGAATAAAGAAAGAAGAAATCAAGACTACCAGCTACTCTGTAAATCCAAAGTATGTATGGGATGATAAGACCGGAGAGAGCTCCATAGCAGGCTACACCGTAAGTAATATATTAGAAGTAACTATCAATGACATCAGTAAAACCGGCACAATTTTAGATGCCGTTGTTGCTAATGGCAGCAATTCAGTTAACAGCATTAGATTTGGCATTAAGAATCAGACTGACCTTTATAACAAGGCCTTAGAAATAGCAGTAAAGGATGCCAAGGCCAAGGCTGAAGCAATGGGTAAAGGCTTAAGCATAACCAATATCCAGCCTTACAAGATCACAGAAGCAAGCAGCAGAAATACACCTGTTTACTTTGAAAGCGCTGCAATGGATTTAGCAAAATCAAGCACACCAATCAGCGAAGGACAGTTAAAAGTATCCGCCAGCGTGTCCGTTGAATTCTCCTTTAAGTAA